The following proteins are co-located in the Bacillus pumilus genome:
- the glnA gene encoding type I glutamate--ammonia ligase, producing the protein MAKYTREDIVKLVSEENVKYIRLQFTDILGTIKNVEIPVSQLEKALDNKCMFDGSSIEGFVRIEESDMYLYPDLNTFVIFPWTAEKGKVARFICDIYKPDGTPFDGDPRNNLKRVLKEMEELGFSDFNLGPEPEFFLFKLDEKGEPTLELNDKGGYFDLAPTDLGENCRRDIVLELEEMGFEIEASHHEVAPGQHEIDFKYAGAIRSCDDIQTFKLVVKTIARKHGLHATFMPKPLFGVNGSGMHCNLSLFKNGKNAFFDEKADLQLSETARHFIAGIVKHATSFTAVTNPTVNSYKRLVPGYEAPCYVAWSAQNRSPLIRIPASRGISTRVEVRSVDPSANPYLALSVLLAAGLDGIKNKLDAPAPIDRNIYVMDKEERLENGISDLPATLAEALELLKSNEVMINALGDHLFEHFIESKEIEWDMFRTQVHPWERDQYMSQY; encoded by the coding sequence ATGGCAAAGTACACAAGAGAAGATATCGTAAAATTAGTAAGTGAGGAAAACGTAAAGTACATCCGTCTGCAATTTACAGACATTCTCGGAACGATTAAAAATGTTGAGATTCCTGTGAGCCAGTTAGAAAAAGCTCTCGATAACAAATGTATGTTTGACGGTTCATCTATTGAAGGTTTTGTACGTATTGAGGAATCAGATATGTATCTATACCCAGATCTCAACACATTTGTTATTTTCCCTTGGACAGCAGAAAAAGGTAAAGTTGCACGCTTTATTTGTGACATTTATAAGCCAGACGGGACGCCATTTGATGGAGACCCTCGTAACAACTTAAAGCGTGTCTTGAAGGAAATGGAAGAACTAGGATTTAGTGATTTCAACCTTGGACCTGAGCCAGAATTCTTCTTATTTAAACTAGATGAAAAAGGCGAGCCAACGCTTGAATTAAACGATAAAGGTGGATACTTTGACCTTGCACCAACAGATCTAGGCGAAAACTGCCGCCGTGATATCGTACTAGAGCTTGAAGAAATGGGCTTTGAAATTGAAGCATCTCACCACGAAGTAGCACCTGGGCAGCATGAAATTGATTTCAAATATGCAGGCGCGATTCGTTCTTGTGATGACATTCAAACGTTCAAACTCGTTGTCAAAACCATTGCAAGAAAGCACGGTCTTCATGCGACATTTATGCCAAAACCATTGTTCGGTGTAAACGGATCTGGTATGCACTGTAACCTATCATTATTCAAAAATGGCAAAAACGCATTCTTTGATGAAAAAGCAGATTTACAATTAAGCGAGACGGCTAGACACTTTATCGCAGGTATCGTAAAGCATGCAACAAGCTTTACAGCGGTCACAAACCCTACGGTGAATTCTTACAAGCGTCTTGTACCCGGTTATGAAGCACCTTGCTACGTGGCATGGAGTGCACAAAACCGCAGCCCATTGATCCGTATCCCTGCATCACGCGGCATCAGCACACGTGTAGAAGTGCGCAGCGTAGACCCATCTGCAAACCCATACCTTGCACTAAGCGTATTACTTGCAGCAGGTCTAGACGGAATCAAAAACAAACTAGACGCACCAGCGCCAATCGACAGAAACATCTATGTCATGGACAAAGAAGAGCGTCTTGAAAACGGCATCTCTGACCTGCCTGCAACACTTGCAGAAGCGCTTGAACTGCTGAAATCAAACGAAGTCATGATCAACGCACTAGGCGATCACCTATTCGAACACTTCATCGAATCAAAAGAAATCGAATGGGATATGTTTAGAACCCAAGTTCACCCATGGGAACGCGATCAGTATATGTCTCAGTATTAA
- a CDS encoding methionine gamma-lyase family protein, with protein sequence MFHTLKHGTILEKVAAETEQEILHMHQQIDQTSEQNEWRVLESYRKHKVSDSHFNPTTGYGYDDMGRDTLEKIYADVFGGESGLVRPQIISGTHAISIALFGVLRPGDELIYMTGKPYDTLEEIVGIRGKEGTGSLKDFKIDYKAIDLRQDGSVDYDKVKESISSKTKVIGIQRSKGYASRPSFTIEEIGQMISFVKEINEEIIVFVDNCYGEFTELQEPCHVGADLMAGSLIKNPGGGLAKTGGYIVGKEKWVEACSYRMTSPGIGSEAGASLYALQEMYQGFFLAPHVVAQSLKGAVFTARFLEKIGFQTNPAWNAKRTDLIQSVEFGDPKKMIAFCQAIQYASPINSHVTPHASYMPGYEDDVIMAAGTFVQGASIELSADGPIRPPYTAYVQGGLTYAHVKNAICSAVDALLEQGFIEVPAQ encoded by the coding sequence ATGTTTCACACTTTAAAACATGGCACCATTTTAGAAAAAGTAGCAGCAGAAACAGAACAAGAGATTTTACACATGCATCAGCAAATTGATCAAACGAGCGAACAAAATGAGTGGCGGGTGCTTGAAAGCTACCGAAAGCATAAAGTCAGTGATTCTCACTTTAATCCGACAACTGGATATGGCTATGATGATATGGGGAGAGACACATTGGAAAAGATCTATGCGGATGTATTCGGAGGAGAAAGCGGCCTTGTGCGCCCGCAAATTATTTCCGGAACACATGCGATTTCCATTGCCTTATTCGGTGTGCTAAGACCTGGCGATGAATTGATCTACATGACAGGGAAGCCATACGATACCCTAGAAGAAATTGTCGGGATTCGCGGCAAAGAAGGGACAGGCTCGTTAAAAGACTTCAAGATTGACTACAAAGCCATTGATTTGCGCCAAGATGGATCAGTTGATTACGACAAAGTAAAAGAGTCTATTTCCTCTAAAACAAAAGTCATCGGCATCCAGCGTTCAAAAGGCTATGCTTCAAGACCATCCTTTACAATTGAAGAAATCGGACAAATGATTTCATTTGTGAAAGAGATCAATGAGGAAATCATTGTGTTTGTTGACAACTGTTATGGTGAATTTACTGAATTACAAGAGCCGTGTCATGTGGGAGCGGATCTTATGGCTGGTTCTCTCATTAAAAATCCAGGCGGCGGTCTTGCCAAAACAGGCGGTTACATCGTCGGAAAAGAGAAATGGGTAGAAGCTTGTTCTTATCGAATGACATCTCCAGGCATCGGCAGTGAAGCGGGTGCATCGCTGTATGCGCTCCAGGAAATGTATCAAGGATTTTTCTTAGCACCGCATGTCGTTGCGCAGAGCTTAAAGGGTGCAGTGTTTACGGCTCGTTTTCTTGAAAAGATTGGGTTCCAAACAAACCCTGCGTGGAATGCGAAAAGAACGGACTTGATTCAATCTGTAGAATTTGGAGATCCTAAAAAAATGATTGCGTTCTGCCAGGCCATTCAATATGCATCTCCGATCAACAGTCACGTCACACCGCATGCAAGCTATATGCCGGGCTATGAGGATGATGTCATTATGGCAGCTGGCACTTTTGTGCAAGGAGCTAGTATCGAATTATCAGCCGATGGTCCGATCAGGCCTCCTTATACTGCCTACGTTCAAGGCGGCCTCACGTATGCCCATGTGAAAAATGCGATTTGCAGTGCTGTAGATGCCTTATTGGAACAAGGTTTTATCGAAGTGCCTGCTCAATAA
- the nrdF gene encoding class 1b ribonucleoside-diphosphate reductase subunit beta: MTKIYDAANWSKHEDDFTQMFYNQNVKQFWLPEEISLNGDLLTWKYLGEKERDTYMKVLAGLTLLDTEQGNTGMPIVAEHVDGHQRKAVLNFMAMMENAVHAKSYSNIFMTLAPTETISEVFEWVKKNKFLQKKADMIVSLYRSIQKDDPISLFKAMVASVYLESFLFYSGFYYPLYFYGQGKLMQSGEIINLILRDEAIHGVYVGLLAQEIYNKQTPDVQKELYDFSIDLLNELYENELHYTEDIYDQVNLSHDVKKFIRYNANKALMNLGFAPYFEEEEINPIVLNGLNTKTKSHDFFSMKGNGYKKATVEPLKDDDFFFGDES; the protein is encoded by the coding sequence GTGACAAAAATTTATGATGCAGCCAACTGGTCAAAACACGAAGACGATTTTACACAAATGTTTTACAACCAAAATGTGAAGCAGTTCTGGCTTCCTGAAGAGATTTCCTTAAACGGGGATCTCTTAACATGGAAATATTTAGGTGAAAAAGAGCGGGATACGTACATGAAGGTACTTGCTGGACTGACTTTACTTGATACAGAACAAGGAAATACAGGGATGCCGATTGTGGCAGAACATGTAGACGGTCATCAGCGTAAAGCGGTGTTGAACTTTATGGCGATGATGGAAAATGCGGTACATGCGAAATCATACTCAAATATCTTCATGACACTTGCACCAACTGAAACCATTAGTGAAGTGTTTGAATGGGTCAAGAAAAATAAATTCTTGCAGAAGAAAGCGGATATGATTGTAAGTCTATACCGTTCGATTCAAAAGGATGATCCTATTTCCTTGTTTAAAGCAATGGTTGCTTCTGTTTATTTAGAAAGCTTCCTATTTTATAGCGGCTTTTACTACCCGCTTTATTTCTATGGACAAGGAAAGCTCATGCAAAGTGGTGAAATTATTAACTTGATTTTGCGCGATGAAGCGATTCACGGTGTGTACGTTGGGTTATTAGCGCAAGAAATCTACAACAAACAAACACCTGACGTGCAAAAAGAGCTATATGATTTCTCCATTGATTTGCTGAACGAGCTTTATGAAAATGAGCTTCATTACACTGAGGATATTTATGACCAAGTCAATTTATCGCATGATGTGAAAAAGTTCATTCGTTACAATGCCAATAAAGCGTTAATGAACCTTGGATTTGCCCCTTACTTTGAAGAAGAAGAGATTAACCCGATTGTATTGAACGGACTCAATACAAAAACAAAGTCACATGATTTCTTCTCAATGAAAGGGAACGGCTACAAAAAAGCAACAGTTGAGCCGTTAAAAGATGACGACTTCTTCTTTGGAGATGAATCATAA
- a CDS encoding T7SS effector LXG polymorphic toxin, with product MKILDAPSLISAVEKRSKVYQQLREEITDLKKALKSVSGLGDEFTGKGADNIKAFYNDLALYTDTYLDFIDMQKAFLDGVKGKLDDESLGGSTFIDEHFLEAQLKQGIQNNKDMIKEQKEALSTIFDDISDLIELQTFSSKEIDDHLNDANKKRKETIDALHKIDNDLKTEYAKTEAIENHLKTFYTKMMAATGKGKNAQPMYYDAKAFHETDVYKNHEKIDAQVKAYLKVKKEEKEKRRIKELKEKLNDPSCISEEKYFEIVDEIGYENLSYDQKMYYSQLLQIKAQEEASEVFVDSVKGAAVGLYDVAKDTVVGIYDLVTDPGGAVESVVTAVSHPIETSKAIGKSISDSFQKEVIDGDAYSRSHWFAYATGSLAEIVFGSKGAGAITKTGTTAAKTTVKKGLEQGAKSIDRVSIPNLLPYSPKFQIAGGGKLPYNVFDGENIKNKLLSMAKRLDNNSGYGISQTGRRLPAPKSPPTVVSYGDHYVRWKRKKVLKPNIVYSTKQGYTYTTDHYGRIVKVEASDLKYGEVKRNQYAQSNSGKPDRLSKDDGGHLIASIFKGSGDIDNLLPMNSQINRSGGKWYNMEQEWLSALKEVPPEKVSVHIEAVYHSDSLRPSAFEVKYKIGESTDYIYIKNEYGG from the coding sequence ATGAAGATATTAGACGCTCCTTCCCTGATATCAGCTGTAGAGAAAAGATCGAAGGTATATCAACAGCTTAGGGAAGAAATAACAGATTTGAAAAAAGCATTAAAAAGTGTGTCAGGGTTAGGTGATGAATTTACTGGAAAAGGTGCAGATAACATCAAAGCTTTTTATAATGACCTTGCACTATACACGGACACTTATCTTGATTTTATCGATATGCAAAAGGCTTTTTTAGATGGAGTGAAAGGAAAGCTTGATGATGAATCATTAGGCGGAAGCACATTTATTGATGAGCACTTCTTAGAAGCTCAATTGAAGCAAGGCATTCAGAACAATAAAGATATGATCAAGGAACAAAAAGAAGCCTTATCAACTATTTTTGATGATATCAGTGATTTAATTGAATTACAGACGTTTTCCAGCAAAGAGATAGATGATCATTTAAACGATGCGAACAAAAAAAGAAAAGAGACAATTGATGCTTTACATAAAATAGACAATGATTTGAAAACGGAATACGCAAAGACAGAAGCAATTGAGAATCACCTCAAAACTTTTTATACAAAAATGATGGCTGCAACAGGAAAAGGAAAGAACGCTCAGCCAATGTATTATGATGCAAAAGCATTTCATGAGACAGATGTGTACAAAAACCATGAGAAAATTGATGCTCAAGTGAAAGCATATTTAAAGGTGAAAAAAGAAGAAAAAGAGAAACGAAGAATCAAAGAGCTGAAAGAAAAGCTCAATGATCCTTCGTGTATATCAGAAGAGAAATACTTTGAGATTGTAGATGAGATAGGATATGAAAATCTCTCATATGATCAAAAAATGTATTACAGTCAGCTCCTCCAAATCAAAGCACAAGAAGAAGCATCAGAGGTATTCGTTGATAGTGTAAAAGGTGCTGCAGTTGGTCTATATGATGTGGCCAAAGATACAGTAGTTGGCATCTACGATCTTGTGACAGACCCTGGGGGTGCCGTTGAATCAGTCGTAACAGCTGTTTCCCATCCAATTGAAACATCGAAAGCGATTGGAAAATCGATTTCAGACTCATTCCAAAAAGAAGTCATAGATGGTGATGCGTATTCCCGGTCACACTGGTTCGCCTATGCGACTGGTTCTCTAGCGGAAATCGTCTTTGGCTCTAAAGGGGCAGGAGCCATTACAAAAACGGGGACAACAGCGGCCAAAACTACAGTGAAGAAAGGCCTTGAACAAGGAGCAAAATCAATAGACAGAGTCTCCATTCCGAATCTATTGCCATACTCACCAAAGTTTCAAATAGCTGGTGGAGGGAAACTACCGTATAACGTTTTTGACGGGGAGAATATCAAAAATAAACTTCTTTCCATGGCAAAACGTTTAGACAACAATTCAGGCTATGGAATCTCTCAGACAGGCAGACGATTACCAGCACCTAAATCACCACCGACCGTTGTCAGTTACGGAGATCACTATGTGAGATGGAAACGTAAAAAAGTATTAAAACCGAATATTGTCTATTCAACCAAACAAGGCTACACCTACACAACAGATCACTACGGACGGATTGTCAAAGTCGAAGCAAGTGATTTAAAATACGGAGAGGTCAAAAGAAACCAATATGCCCAATCCAATTCAGGAAAGCCGGATCGATTATCAAAAGATGACGGAGGTCATTTGATCGCATCTATTTTCAAAGGGTCTGGAGATATTGATAACCTACTTCCGATGAATTCACAGATTAATCGTAGTGGCGGGAAATGGTACAACATGGAGCAGGAATGGTTGTCTGCACTGAAAGAGGTTCCTCCTGAAAAAGTGTCTGTCCATATTGAGGCAGTATATCATTCAGACTCCTTAAGACCTTCAGCTTTCGAAGTGAAATATAAAATAGGTGAAAGTACAGATTATATTTATATAAAAAATGAGTATGGAGGTTAA
- a CDS encoding antitoxin YezG family protein has translation METQKMSELYKEIAENIHEIIPTEWHKVWLYSEVFNDSSEVAFYFYTDEEKYFYGHNIPDDFQVSERVYVNILIKLQELFIQLREEFIKHNEQVWTTANLQLDHTGKFSIEFGYDDILNLGLNGSQRKAIWAYENLGMYPKRKSVREFVEEYIKNKEENN, from the coding sequence GTGGAAACACAGAAAATGTCAGAACTTTATAAAGAAATTGCTGAGAATATACACGAAATCATACCAACTGAATGGCATAAAGTTTGGCTTTACTCCGAAGTGTTTAATGATTCATCAGAGGTTGCTTTTTATTTTTACACTGATGAAGAAAAATATTTTTATGGTCATAATATTCCTGATGACTTTCAAGTTAGTGAACGGGTATACGTTAATATTTTAATTAAACTGCAAGAGTTATTCATACAATTGAGAGAAGAATTTATAAAACATAACGAACAGGTATGGACAACAGCTAACCTTCAACTAGATCATACAGGTAAGTTTTCAATTGAATTTGGTTATGATGATATCTTAAATTTAGGCTTAAATGGATCACAAAGAAAAGCCATATGGGCATATGAGAATTTAGGTATGTACCCAAAAAGAAAATCAGTTAGGGAATTTGTTGAAGAATATATAAAAAATAAAGAAGAAAACAACTAA
- a CDS encoding MerR family transcriptional regulator translates to MSDNIRRSMPLFPIGIVMQLTELSARQIRYYEENGLIFPARSDGNRRLFSFHDVDKLLEIKNLIEQGVNMAGIKKLFAKAESENPASETKTEEKTTAKHNLTDDELRKLLKKELIQAGRFQQGTTFRQGDMSRFFR, encoded by the coding sequence ATGAGTGATAACATTCGCCGCTCAATGCCTTTATTCCCAATTGGGATTGTCATGCAGCTAACAGAATTATCTGCAAGACAAATTCGCTATTACGAGGAAAATGGTTTAATATTTCCAGCAAGAAGTGATGGGAATCGCCGATTATTTTCTTTCCATGATGTTGATAAATTACTAGAAATTAAAAACCTCATCGAACAAGGTGTAAACATGGCAGGAATCAAAAAGCTTTTTGCCAAAGCTGAGTCGGAGAATCCTGCGTCTGAAACAAAGACTGAGGAGAAAACCACAGCGAAGCACAACTTGACAGATGATGAACTCAGGAAGCTACTGAAGAAGGAACTCATTCAGGCTGGACGTTTCCAACAAGGAACGACCTTTAGGCAGGGGGATATGTCAAGGTTTTTCCGTTAA
- the hflX gene encoding GTPase HflX → MNEHEMTEKAILVGCQLPHVTDERFQYSMEELASLTKTAGGEAVSVMTQKRNRQDSATYIGKGKVEELEVLCEELACDVIIFNDELSPSQLKALATALDVKIIDRTQLILDIFAKRARTREGKLQIELAQLQYALPRLSGQGISLSRQGGGIGARGPGETKLETDRRHIRSRIHEIHGQLSAVKEHRTRYRERRKKNGVFQIAIVGYTNAGKSTLFNQLTDADSHEEDLLFATLDPMTRKMTLESGYSVLISDTVGFIQDLPTTLIAAFRSTLEEVKEADYLLHVIDSSNEDYEGHERTVHELLEELEADRIPMLTVYNKEDQIRPDFIPSSKQRHILISARREEDVKRLKADIMAELKKNFLKPYHVKIPAYEGKLISALKSETLVESLEFQKEAELYDITGFSGEEQTILGQIKKYML, encoded by the coding sequence TTGAATGAACATGAAATGACTGAAAAAGCGATCCTTGTCGGCTGTCAATTGCCGCATGTAACGGATGAACGCTTTCAATACTCAATGGAAGAATTAGCTTCCTTAACCAAAACAGCTGGCGGTGAAGCTGTCAGCGTGATGACGCAGAAAAGAAATAGACAAGACAGCGCAACATACATCGGAAAAGGGAAAGTAGAAGAGCTTGAAGTACTTTGCGAGGAATTAGCATGTGATGTTATTATTTTTAACGATGAGCTCTCTCCAAGCCAGTTAAAAGCGTTGGCGACTGCCCTAGATGTGAAAATTATTGATCGTACGCAATTGATTTTAGACATCTTTGCTAAAAGAGCCCGTACAAGAGAGGGGAAGCTGCAAATAGAGCTTGCCCAGCTTCAGTATGCCTTGCCGAGACTAAGTGGACAAGGGATCAGCCTCTCAAGACAAGGGGGCGGAATTGGCGCAAGAGGTCCAGGTGAAACAAAACTTGAAACAGATAGACGCCATATACGAAGCCGCATTCACGAAATTCACGGGCAGCTATCTGCAGTAAAAGAACACCGAACAAGATACCGAGAACGACGGAAGAAAAATGGTGTGTTCCAAATTGCCATTGTCGGGTATACGAATGCCGGAAAATCCACTTTGTTTAACCAGTTAACAGATGCTGATAGTCATGAAGAAGATTTGCTGTTTGCGACACTTGATCCAATGACACGTAAGATGACATTAGAATCTGGCTACAGTGTGCTGATTTCAGATACAGTTGGTTTTATTCAAGACCTTCCAACAACACTCATTGCCGCATTTCGCTCCACACTCGAAGAAGTGAAGGAAGCAGATTATTTGCTTCATGTGATCGATTCATCTAATGAGGATTACGAAGGACACGAACGGACGGTTCATGAGCTTTTAGAGGAATTAGAAGCAGACCGTATTCCTATGCTGACCGTCTATAACAAAGAAGATCAAATCAGACCGGATTTTATCCCATCTTCAAAGCAGCGACATATTTTAATCAGTGCTAGACGCGAGGAAGATGTGAAGCGGTTGAAAGCGGATATTATGGCTGAGCTGAAAAAAAATTTTTTAAAGCCATATCACGTGAAGATTCCAGCGTATGAAGGGAAGCTCATATCCGCATTAAAGTCAGAAACCCTCGTGGAATCACTAGAATTTCAAAAAGAAGCAGAGCTTTATGACATCACCGGATTTAGTGGTGAGGAGCAGACCATATTAGGTCAAATCAAGAAGTATATGTTGTAG
- a CDS encoding N-acetylmuramoyl-L-alanine amidase, with protein sequence MVKIFIDPGHGGTDSGAAANGLLEKNITLQIALLLRDILISEYDGVSVRLSRSIDQSVTLSQRTNAANSWGADYFVSIHINAGGGTGFESFVYPGVSAPTTTYRNALHDEIVRSVDFADRGKKTANFHVLRETSMSAILTENGFIDTTADANKLRNASFLQGIARAHANGLEKAFQLKKKAGNLYKVQAGAFKVKANADKLAATLRSKGFEALVVLEGGMFRVQAGAFRSKQNADDLVVRLKQAGHDAFVFQ encoded by the coding sequence ATGGTGAAAATTTTTATTGATCCTGGCCACGGAGGAACAGATTCTGGAGCTGCTGCGAATGGACTTTTGGAGAAAAATATAACACTTCAAATTGCGCTTTTACTAAGAGATATCTTGATTAGTGAATATGATGGGGTTTCCGTCCGCTTAAGTCGTTCAATTGACCAATCCGTCACTTTATCCCAGCGTACGAATGCGGCAAATAGCTGGGGAGCTGACTATTTCGTGTCTATTCATATTAATGCTGGCGGGGGCACTGGTTTTGAAAGCTTTGTGTATCCTGGCGTTTCAGCACCGACCACCACGTATCGCAATGCCCTTCATGATGAAATTGTCCGCTCGGTTGATTTTGCCGACCGCGGCAAGAAAACTGCAAACTTCCACGTTCTTCGGGAAACTTCTATGTCCGCTATTTTAACAGAGAACGGTTTCATTGATACGACAGCTGATGCAAATAAGCTCCGCAATGCTTCCTTTCTTCAAGGCATTGCTCGCGCTCATGCCAATGGATTAGAGAAGGCCTTTCAGTTGAAAAAAAAAGCAGGTAATCTTTATAAAGTGCAGGCAGGGGCTTTCAAGGTGAAAGCCAATGCTGATAAGCTGGCTGCCACACTTAGATCCAAAGGATTCGAAGCATTAGTCGTACTAGAAGGCGGTATGTTCCGGGTACAAGCTGGGGCTTTTCGTTCAAAGCAAAATGCGGATGACCTCGTAGTCAGATTGAAGCAGGCTGGTCACGACGCATTCGTTTTCCAATAA
- the spoVK gene encoding stage V sporulation protein K, with amino-acid sequence MERAVTYKNNGQINIILNGQKQVLVDADSEAEYLEALQKNEAKHSILREIEREMNSLVGMDEMKRNIKEIYAWIFVNQKRQEQGLKVGKQALHMMFKGNPGTGKTTVARLVGKLFFEMNVLSKGHLIEAERGDLVGEYIGHTAQKTRDLIKKSLGGILFIDEAYSLARGGEKDFGKEAIDTLVKHMEDKQHEFILILAGYSKEMEHFLSLNPGLQSRFPINISFPDYTVDQLMDIAKRMMADREYVFTQEAEWKLRDYLMHIKSTTSPAKFSNGRFVRNTIEKAIRTQAMRLLLVDHYDKKDLLTIKSHDLQMKEDTPS; translated from the coding sequence TTGGAGCGAGCTGTCACATATAAAAACAACGGCCAAATCAATATTATACTTAACGGACAAAAGCAAGTATTGGTTGATGCAGATTCAGAGGCAGAATACCTAGAAGCCTTGCAGAAAAATGAGGCAAAACACAGCATCTTACGGGAAATAGAGCGTGAAATGAACAGCCTTGTCGGTATGGATGAAATGAAACGAAACATAAAAGAGATTTATGCCTGGATTTTTGTCAATCAAAAAAGACAGGAACAAGGATTAAAGGTAGGAAAACAAGCACTTCATATGATGTTCAAAGGGAATCCAGGCACAGGGAAAACAACGGTTGCGAGGCTTGTCGGAAAGCTATTCTTTGAAATGAATGTCCTCTCAAAGGGGCACTTAATTGAAGCTGAGCGCGGTGATCTCGTCGGAGAGTACATTGGGCATACTGCGCAGAAAACAAGGGATTTAATTAAAAAATCACTAGGCGGCATCTTGTTCATTGACGAAGCCTATTCTCTTGCCCGCGGAGGAGAAAAGGATTTTGGAAAAGAAGCGATTGATACCCTTGTTAAACATATGGAGGATAAACAGCACGAATTTATTCTCATCCTTGCTGGTTACTCTAAGGAAATGGAACATTTTCTGTCTTTAAATCCCGGCCTTCAATCAAGATTTCCAATCAATATCAGCTTTCCTGATTATACAGTCGATCAGCTTATGGATATTGCAAAACGAATGATGGCTGACAGGGAATATGTCTTTACCCAAGAAGCAGAATGGAAGCTGCGAGATTATTTGATGCACATTAAGAGTACCACAAGTCCTGCAAAATTCAGCAATGGCCGGTTTGTGCGAAACACCATTGAAAAAGCCATTCGAACCCAGGCGATGAGACTGCTTCTTGTTGATCATTACGATAAAAAAGACTTGCTGACCATTAAAAGTCACGACCTTCAAATGAAAGAGGATACGCCTTCTTGA
- a CDS encoding Rap family tetratricopeptide repeat protein has product MSSLISSVDVANTLNKWYLHIKKREVSQAVELRDEIQDMLGKMEENQDVLLYFNILDYRFKVLMEDLVGQPTITESERVKTDDMLRFYFYLFKGMYESAKNNYSEALVLFRVAERQLDKVHDEIEKAEFHYKIGTLYYFNKVTLLSHHHLQTAKDIYKGHEGYSIQTINCNMLLALNLIDDGRLDKAERMLLECVDRLIEKNDKRLLALAYYDLGFLKIQDDHHIEAIEYFNKAISADDLKQSAPVSYLQCAYEFARSSYKSNQFDQAISWVAEGKTFSREQQNTNFILKFNILEKCYTTPRESYEGIKKGLCLLEERKAYVDIEALAPDVASIYKKLNLYEESNYFLELALKSCTLIGKEVI; this is encoded by the coding sequence ATGTCGAGTTTGATTTCCTCTGTAGATGTAGCAAACACTCTCAACAAATGGTATTTACATATTAAAAAGAGGGAAGTTTCACAAGCAGTAGAGTTGAGGGATGAGATTCAAGATATGTTAGGCAAAATGGAAGAAAATCAAGATGTTTTACTCTATTTCAATATTCTTGATTACAGATTTAAGGTACTTATGGAAGATTTAGTGGGGCAACCAACAATAACAGAAAGTGAAAGAGTCAAAACAGATGACATGCTAAGGTTTTACTTTTATCTTTTCAAAGGTATGTATGAGAGTGCAAAAAATAACTATTCGGAAGCTCTAGTCCTATTCAGAGTAGCTGAGAGACAATTGGACAAGGTACATGATGAAATTGAAAAAGCTGAGTTCCATTATAAAATTGGCACACTCTACTATTTTAATAAGGTCACGCTACTTTCTCATCATCATCTACAAACAGCAAAGGACATCTACAAAGGTCATGAAGGCTACAGCATACAGACCATAAACTGTAATATGTTGTTGGCACTGAATTTGATTGATGATGGTAGACTAGACAAAGCTGAAAGAATGCTTTTGGAGTGTGTTGATAGACTGATTGAGAAGAATGATAAGAGATTGTTAGCGTTGGCTTATTATGATTTAGGATTTCTCAAAATTCAGGATGACCACCATATAGAAGCAATTGAATATTTCAACAAAGCAATTTCCGCAGATGATCTAAAACAGTCAGCTCCTGTTTCTTACTTACAATGTGCGTATGAATTTGCAAGATCAAGTTATAAATCAAATCAGTTCGATCAGGCAATAAGTTGGGTTGCTGAGGGGAAAACCTTTTCTAGAGAACAGCAGAATACAAACTTTATTCTGAAATTCAATATCCTTGAGAAATGTTATACAACACCACGGGAAAGCTATGAGGGCATCAAGAAGGGGCTATGTCTTTTGGAAGAAAGAAAAGCATATGTTGATATTGAGGCATTAGCTCCTGATGTTGCCTCCATATACAAAAAGTTAAATCTTTATGAAGAGAGTAACTACTTCTTGGAATTGGCTTTGAAATCTTGTACGCTTATAGGAAAGGAGGTCATATGA